GGCCACGGCGACCCGGATCACCGTGGCCGGCGACTCCAGCGCCGCCATGGCCAGCACCGGAAGGGCGCCCACGATGGGACCGAAGTACGGGATCAGGTCGGCCAGCGCCGCCAGCACGCCCAGGACCGCCGCGAAGCGCAGGCCGAAGAGGGCGGCCGCCACCGCGACCATCAGCCCGACGAAGCCAGCCACCAGCAGCTGGCCGCGGATGAACCCGCCGATCACGTGGTCCACGGCCCGCAACAGCTCGAGCCAGCGGCGGCGACGACCGCGACCGAGGCGTTCCTGCGCCCACCCGCGCAACCGGGGGAGATCGGCCAGCAGGTAGAACGCCAGCACGGGCGCCAGCAGCAGGGGCGCCGCGCCCAGGAGACCCTGGACGAGGCCCTCGGTCCAGCCCTCCAGGCGGGCGGTCACCCACGCCTCGCCGCGGTCGATCTGGGCCAGGAGCGCCTGCCGCACGGTAGCCGGCAGGGTGGCCCGGGCGGCATCCTGGCGCACGCCCTCCACCAGCGCGCGCAGCTGGCGGGCGTAGTCGGGCAGCTGGCGGCCCAGGCGGTTCAGCTCGTCCAGGAAGCCGGGGATCAGGTAGACCACCGCCACCGCGGTCGCCAGGGTGATCAGGAGGTACAGCAAGAGGATGGCGCTCGTCCGGCGGAGCCCGTAGGCCTCCAGGAAGTCGACCGCCGGTGCCAGGAGGTAGGTCAGGACCAGGGCCAGGACGAAGGGCGGCCAGGTGCCCCGCAACAGGTGCAGGAGGACCAGCACCGCCGCGGCCGCGGCCAGGGCCCGCGCGACGCCGCGCCAGGGGACGGCACCCATGCGCCGGTCACCGCGCACCCCGGCGTCCCAGCCACCCTCGGACCCGGGGCCGCATCCAGCCCATCAGCTGCCGGGCTCGCCGCGGCCCCTCGTGGACCACCCAGTGCCGACCCCGTCGGCCCGCCCAGGTCAGCCAGCGGCCGGGGCGCAGGCCCGCCCTTTCCAGGGCCGCCACGGCCAAACCGCCGAGCACCACGCCGACCCAGAAGCGGCGGCCCATGGCGTCACCCCTCCACCGGGGCGGACGCAGCCTCGGCGTCGGCCGCCAGCCGCACGCGGTTGCCCTCGGAATCCAGCAGGAAGCAGTCGACCTGGCCCGGACCCAACTCCTGGAACTCGATGCAGCAGTCCCAACAATACCACTCGTTCTGGCCGATGCGGCCCGTGGCATTGCCCCCGCAAACCGGACAGCGCATGGACCCGTCCCTCCTCGAGGTCGCCCTTAATCTGCGCGGGCGGGCCCAGCTCCATGCGGGGGCCATCAGCCACCGGCGCCGGCACCCACGGCGACCGCCGCGTCGCCCCCGTCCCCTTGGGGGAGCCTCGGCCCCGCCTCGGGGTCGTCGACCAGGTCCTCCGGGGCCACGGGATCCAGCACCTCGGCGATCACGCCGCCACCGGCCACGCGGTCCCCGTCGTAGAGGACCACCGCCTGGCCCGGGGTGATCGCCCGCTGCGGCTCGTCGAACCAGACCTCCACCGCGTCCGCGCGGCCGGCCGCCGGTCGCACCACCGCCGGGGCCTCGGGCGACTTGTAGCGCACCTTGGCGGTGACGCGCGCCTCCCCGTCCAGCCCGGGCCAGGACACCCAGTTGACGTCCACCGCCCGCAGCCCGCGGGCGTAGGTGGCCGTGTCCGGCCCGACGATGAGGGCGTTCTTCTCCGGCAGGATGCGCACCACGTACATCGGGCGATCGCTGCGGATGCCCAGGCCGCGCCGCTGCCCCACGGTGTAGTACGCCAGGCCGCGGTGGGTGCCGATGCGGCGGCCCCGCGTGTCGTAGATCGGGCCGGGCCGGATGCGGTCCCCCGCCCGTTCCTCCAGGAACCGGCGGTGGTCGCCGTCCTGGACGAAGCAGATCTCCTGGCTCTCCGGCTTGCGCGCCGTGACCAGGCCGTACGCCTCGGCCAGGCGACGGACGTCGCTCTTCGTGAAGCGCCCGATGGGCAGGAGGGTCCGCGCCAGCTGCTCCTGGGTGAAGGTGTACAGCACGTACGTCTGATCCTTGCGGCGGTCGGCCGACTTGCGCAGGACGAACCGGCCCACCGCCTCGTCGTACTCCACGATGGCGTAGTGACCGGTGGCGACGTAGTCGCACCCCAGGGCCTCGGCCCGCCGGAGGAACTCGTCGAACTTGATGTAGCGGTTGCAGGCGATGCAGGGGTTCGGCGTGCGCCCCCGCACGTACTCCTCGACGAAGTAGTCGATCACCTTCTGCTCGAAGTCCTGGCGCAGGTTCATCACGTAGTACGGGATGCCGAGCCGCTCCGCGACCCGCCTCGCATCCTCGATGGCGCCGAGGGAGCAGCAGCCGCCGTAGCGCGCCTCGTCCTCGGCGGCCATGGCGGGCCACGTCTGCATGGTCACCCCGATGACCTCGTAGCCTTCATCCCGAAGCAGGGCGGCCATGACGGAGCTGTCCACCCCGCCGCTCATGGCCGCCAGGACCCGGCCCTTGCCGCCCCTGGCCACATCGCCACCTCCTTTCCGACCCGCCGGGACCTGGTCCTCCTCGGCCCCGCCCGTGGGCATCACCCCGGGCGCAACGCAACATCGGCGACCCGCCCATGGGCACCACGGCGGGCGCACCACCGACGCCGGCCCGGCCGATGCCAGCCTCAGGCGCCGGCCAGCCCCAACGCCTGGGCTCGCCGGGCCCGTTCCATCACCCGGGGCAGGACCTCCAGCACCCGGTCGACGTCCGCCTCGGTGTTGCCGTCGCCGAGGGAGAAGCGGACCGCTCGGAAGGCTTCGTCCGCGGAGAGACCCATGGCCTGGAGCACGTGGGACGGCTCGGGCGTCCCCGCGCTGCAGGCCGAGCCGCTGGACGCGGCGATGCCCTCCAGGTCCAGCTGGATCAACACGGTGTCCGCCGTCACGCCCGGCAGGCCCACGTTGGTGATGTGGGGCGCCCGCGGTGCACCCGCCCCGTGGATGCGGGCGTCGGGGATGCGGGCCCGGATGCCCTCCTCCAGACGCCGCTGCAGGCGCGCCAGGCGCGCGGCCCGATCCCTGCACTCCCTGGCGGCCAGCTCGGCCGCCACCCCGAAGCCCGCGATGGCCGCCGTGTTCTCCGTCCCCGACCGCAGGCGGCGCTCCTGACCGCCGCCGTCGAGGAGGGGCAACAGCTGCGTCCCCGCGCGGACGTACAGGGCCCCCGCCCCCTTGGGCCCGCCGATCTTGTGGGCCGACAGGCTTAGCAGGTCGACGCCCAGCGCCTCGACGTCCAGGGGCAGCACGCCTGCCGCCTGCACCGCGTCGGTGTGGACCAGCACGCCGCGCGCCCGCGCCGCGGCCGCGATCTCGGCGACCGGCTGGATCGTGCCCACCTCGTTGTTGACCAGCATCACCGAGACCAGGATGGTGTCGGGCCGCAGCGCCGCCAGCACCCGCTCAGGGTCGACGCGGCCGTCGCCGTCGACCGGCACGCGGGTCACCTCGAAGCCTTGCCGTTCCAGGGCGGCGCACGCCTCGAGCACCGCGGGGTGCTCCACGGCGGTGGTGACGATGTGGCGCCCGCGGTCCCGGTGGGCCAGGGCGACCCCCTTCAGGGCCAGGTTGTCGGCCTCGGTCCCGCCCGAGGTGAAGACCACCTCCCGCGGTCGGCAGCCCAAGAGCTCGGCCACCTGGATGCGGGCCTGGTCGACCACGGCGCGCGCGGCGCGCCCCTCGGCGTGGAGGCTGGAGGGGTTGCCCCACGCCTCGCCCAGCACCTCGACCATGCGCTGCCGGACCTCGGGCCGCAGCGGGGTGGTCGCCGCGTGGTCCAGGTAGACGCGTCCCGCCATCGCCACCACCTCCTTCCCGCCGTCGGGTTCCCGCCGATCCGACGCCGATCAGCCGTTCCGATGCCGCTCAGCCGATCATCAGATGTAGAACATGTATCCGCCGCGGCTGCGCTCCTCCGCCTGGCGCACCAGATCCTCCAAGGTCGTGCCCTCCAGCACCCGGGTGATGGCCTCCCGCACCGCCTCCCAGACCGGGTCGGCCACCGACGGGCTGCCCGTGGCCTCGCGGTCCGTCTCCGGGCCGATGGGCCCGTCCAGCAGGCGGACGACGTCCGCCACCGTGATCTTCTGCGGCTCCCGGGCCAGCACGTAGCCCCCCTGCGCGCCGCGCACGCTCTGGACCAGGCCGCCCTTGCGCAGGGGCGCCATCAGCTGTTCGAGGTAGTTCTCCGGCAGCTGCTGCGCCTCGGCCACCTCGCGCAGGGGGACGGGACCCTGGCCGTACCGGCGCGCCAGTTCGTACATCGCGCGCACGCCGTAGCGACCCCGTGTCGACAGTTGCATGGCCCACCCTCACCGAACGCCGCCGTCGGCGGCGACCGCCATCAGGGACAGGACGAGCCCGGCCGGTTCGTCCGGCCGGGCGTTCCAATTCCCACTGGCCTACTGGGAATTCCGACGCCATGCTACCACGGCGCCCGCACGGTGTCAAAGCAACGGCCGCCAGTACCCGGCGGCCGCCCCCGGGCCCGCGGCGCGGACGCCGCCCTCAGCGCTCCAGGCGGAACCCGCGCGGCAGCAGCGCCGTGATGGGGAGCGGCGCGGGTTCGCCGTCCACCCACACCTCCAGCGCCGGGGCGTACTCGAAGAGGAGCTGGCGGCACGCGCCGCACGGGAAGGGCCGCTCCGGCCCGTCGGCGGCCACCACGAGCCGCGTGAAGCGGCGCTGGCCCTCGGAGAGGGCCTTGAACAGCGCCACCCGCTCGGCGCACATGGTGAGCCCGAAGCTGGCGCTCTCGACGTTCCCGCCGGTGAAGACCCGGCCGTCGGCGGCCTCCAGCGCCGCCCCCACCCGGTACCGGGAGAAGGGCGCGAGGGCCGTCTCCCGCGCGGCCCGCGCCAACTCCACCAGATGCCCCCAGCCCGCCGGGAGCGGAGCCGGTCCGGCTGGGGTGGCGGCGGGCGCCACGGAAGCGGTGCTCGCCGCGCCGGTCACCGATCCCGCCGCGCCCGTGCCCTCCACACCGACCACGGCGTGGATCAGCGGCGGCGGCGACGCCGGTTCGTCCGCCAGGGTGAAGGCGGCCTGCAGCCGTTCCAGCGCCGCCGGCAGCCGCGCCCGGTCGTTGACGTGCAGCTCCACGAGCGGCTCCCCCGCCTCCACCCGGTCGCCCAGGCGCTTGCACATCACCAGCCCCACCGCCGGGTCGATGGGATCGTCCTTGCGGGCCCGGCCAGCGCCCAGCACCATGGCCGCGGCGCCCACCGCCGCGGCGTCCATGGCCGTCAGGTAGCCCGCCCGCGGCGCCGCGAAGGCCTCCCGGTGACGCGCCCGCGGCAGGCGTTCCGGGTCGTCGACGGCACGGGGGTCGCCGCCCTGGGCGGCGACCAGTCGCCGCAACATGGCCAGCCCGTCCCCGGCCTCGAGGCGCTGGGCCACCAGCCGGCGGCCGGCGTCGGGATCGGGCGCCTTGCCCCCCAGCCACACCATGTACCCGCCCAGGGTGAGGCACAGCTCGGTCAGCGCGGCGGGCCCGCGGCCCTGGAGGGTGGCGATGGCCTCCCGCACCTCGAGGGCGTTGCCCACGGCGCGCCCCAGGGGCTGGTTCATGTCCGTCACCAGCGCCACCACCCGCCGCCCCAGCTGCCGGCCGATGCGGACCATGAGATGGGCCAGCTCCAGCGCCCGGTCCAGGGTCCGCATCAGGGCGCCCGAGCCGACCTTGACGTCGAGGACGATGGCGTCCGCGCCGCCGGCGATCTTCTTCGACATGATGCTGGCGGCGATCAGCGGGATGCTGTCCACGGTGGCCGTGACGTCCCGCAGGGCGTAGAGGCGCTTGTCCGCAGGGACCAGGTCCGCGGTCTGGCCGGCGACGGCGATCCCGATGGATCGCACCTGGCGGATGAACTCGTCGCGGCCCAGCTCGACGCGGAACCCGGGGAAGGACTCCAGCTTGTCCAGGGTTCCCCCGGTGTGCCCGAGGCCGCGACCGGAGAGCTTGGCGACGGGGACGCCGGCGGCCGCCACCAGGGGCGCCACCACCAGGGTGGTCGTGTCGCCCACGCCGCCGGTGCTGTGCTTGTCGACCTTGATGCCCGGGATGTCGCCCAGGTCCACCGTCTCGCCCGAGAAGGCCATGGCCCGGGTGAGGTCCGCCGTCTCGCGGGCGTCCATGCCGCGGAAGAACACGGCCATGGCCCAGGCCGCCACCTGCTCGTCGGGGATGGTGCGCCGGGCGACGCCCTCGACCCACCACTCGATCTCCTCGCGGGTCAGGACGCCGCCGTCCCGCTTCTTCTGGATCAGGTCGTACGCCCGCACGCGGTCCGCCTCCTCGCCGTCCGGGGCCCCGCGGGCCGGCCGCCGGGCACCGGCCGCGCCGGTCCGCCCCATGGCGCCCGCCGGGGGCGCCCCTCCCCGCGGCCGCCGGCCGGCGGCAACCCCACGGCCGACGGCGGCGCCGGCAGCCCCACGGCCCACCGCCGCCGCCTGGCTGCGGCGGGGCTCAGGCCGGTTCGTCCGGCGCCCCGGCCAGGATGGCCAGGCTGGCGCTGGCCCCGATGCGGTTGGCCCCCGCCGCCACCATGCGGCAGGCGGTGGCGTAGTCGCGGATGCCGCCCGCCGCCTTGACGCCCACGTCGGGCCCCACGGCCGCCCGCATGCGGCGCACCGCCTCCTCGCTGGCGCCGCCGGGCCCGAAGCCCGTGGCGGTCTTGACGAACTGGGCCCCGGCCTCCACCGCCAGCCGGCAGGCGAGGTCGATCTCCTCCGGGGTGAGGAGCCCCGTCTCGAGGATCACCTTGACCAGCGCGCCAGCTGCCCGCGCTGCGGCCACCACCCCGTGCAGGTGGTCGACCACCTCGCGGTGGCGGCCCGCCTTGAGCAGGCCGATGGGCTGGACCACGTCGAGCTCGCGCGCCCCCGCGGCCAGGGCCGCCTCGGCCTGGCGCGCCTTGTCCGCCGCGGCGCCGGCGCCCAGGGGGAAGTCGATCACCGTGCAGACCACGGGGTCCGCGTCCGCCAGGAGCTCCGCGGCCAGGGGCACGTAGACCGGGTTGACGCAGACGGCGGCGAAGCCGTGTTCCACCGCCTCGCGACAGAGCCGCTCGATCTGCTCGGGGGTCGCCTCCGGCTTCAGCAGCGTGTGGTCGATGATCGCCGCCAGCTGCCGCCGGCTCGGGGCGGGGCGGGCGGGGACGGGCGCAGGGTCCGGCACGGGCGAAGGGTTCCGGGAAGCACCGGTCATCGGCGGTCCCCCTCCTTGGGTCCTTGGGCGAGCGGGCGCGCCGGCGGCCGGGGCTGCGACGGGCACCGCCGCGGGGTCGCGGCGGCCCGCCGATTCGCCACGGACGCCCAGCGACCCCGGGTCGCGCCAGGCGCCATCGCCGGGCGGATCGCGCCCCGGCTGGCCTCCCCGGTTCGTCCCCCAGCGCGGGACCCAGCGAGGGCGTCCCCACGGGCGTCCCCGCGGCTCGGGCACCCCCGCCCTCCCCTTGGGCCCGGAGCGGAGGTCGCCGCACCGGTCGGGCCGGTGCGGCGGACGCTGGCCCCGCCCTGATGGAGTCTCCGAGAGCACCCGCTGGAGCCCCCAAGAGCGCCGGCGGCTCGACCGCGGCGACGTGGCGCGGCGCCGCTTGCACCAGCCCCGCGCGGCCGGAGTCCCGGCCCCCCGGCCTGCGGCACCCCAGGACCGGCTTGGCGCCCCCTGCCGCGACGGGCCGGCCCGGGCCGCGCCTCACGCCTTGGCCGGCGACGGACGCCCCGAGATCGGATCCGGGTCGACGGAATGACCGGTCGACCCCTGGACCGGCGCCAGCTGGTGATGGCGGCGGCAGCGGGGCTCGTACGTCTCCTTCCCGCCGATCAGGATCACCGGGTCGTCAGGGGCGGCGGGCCGGCCGCCGATCAGCCGCTGGGTGAAGGTGGCCGGTTCGCCGCAGACCACGCAGATGGCCTTGAGCTTGACCACCTCGTCGGCCAGGGCCATCAGCTCGGGCATGGGGCCGAAGGGGCGGCGGGCGAAGTCCATGTCCAGGCCGGAGACGATGACCCGCAACCCCGCCTCCACCAGCTCCAGCACCGTCGGGACGATCCCTGGCGCGAAGAACTGGGCCTCGTCGACGGCGACCACGTCGACCGCCGCGGCCCGGGCCAGTCTCAGCACCTCTTCCGGCCGGTGCGCGGGTACCACGTGCGCCTCCAGGTCGCGACCGTCGTGGGAGGCCACGGCGTCCCGCCGGTAGCGGTGGTCGAGATCCGGCTTGCAGAGCAGCACCCGCCGCCGGGCGATGCGGGCCCGCCGCACCCGGCGCAGGAGCTCCTCCGTCTTGCCGGAGAACATGCCGCCGGTGATCACTTCGAGGTAACCAGCCATGGCGTCCTCCGCTGCCCCGCGCCGCCCGCCGCGCCGGCGCGCGGCGGGCGGCGCGGAGGCTCGGGCCTACTCTTCGCGAGCCGCCGACGCCGTTCCTGCGTCGCGAGCCGCGGGCAGGGTTCCCGCGGCGCCGGTGGCGGGCGGCGCCGCGGCGTCGCGGCCGCCGGCCGCCTCCGCCCCGCCGGTTCCGGGCACCTCGGCCCCGGCAGCCCCGAACGCCACCGCCTCGCCGGTCCCGGACGGCCTTGCGTCGCCACCCCGGGAGGACGTCTCCGCGCCGCCGGCCGCGGACGGCGCCTCCGGGTCGCCGGCACCCGCCCCCCGGCTGGGCCCGCGGTCCCGGCGGCGGTCGCCGGACGGGGGTGCGACGGCCGCCGACGGGCCGTCGGCGGGGCCGGGTTCCTCCGGCGCGGCCGTACGTCCCCCGCGGGCTGGATCGCGCGCCGCGGGGAACCGGCCGGTCGGTCCCCGGCGCGCCTCGATCACGGCGGCCAGCCGTCCCTCGTAGCCCTGGTCGCTGGGCTCGTAGAAGCGGGCCCCCAGGAGCTCGTCGGGGAGGTACTGCTGGCGCACGAAGTGGCCGGGATAGTCGTGGGGATACCGGTAGCCCTGCCCGTGACCCAGGGTCCGCGCCCCCCGGTAGTGGGCATCCCGCAGGTGGCGGGGCACCCCGCGGATCGCCTGCTCCTCCACCGCCTTCCAGGCGGCGTCGATGGCCTTGATCACGGCGTTGCTCTTGGGCGCGGTGGCCAAGTAGAGCACGGCCTCCGCCAGGGGGATGCGGGCCTCGGGCATGCCGACCTGCTCGACGGCGGTGGCAGCCGCCGCCGCCACCTGCAGCGCCCGCGGGTCGGCCAGCCCCACGTCCTCCGCCGCGTGGACCAGCAGCCGGCGGACGATGGTGCGCGGGTCCTCGCCGGCGTAGAGCATCCGCGCCAGCCAGTAGACGGCGGCGTCGGGGTCCGAGCCGCGGATGCTCTTGATCAAGGCGGACATGTGGTCGTAGTGCTCGTCGCCGGTGGGGTCGTAGGCCAGGGCGCGCCGCTGGATGGACTCCTCGGCCACGGACAGGGTGATGCGGCGGACGCCGTCGGCATCGGGCGGGGTGGTCAGCACGGCCAGCTCCAGGGCGTTCAGGGCCGTCCGGGCGTCGCCGCCCGCCACCCGCACCAGGTGCTCCAGGGCGGCGGGTTCCACCTCGACGCGGTACATGCCGAGGCCGCGCTCCCGGTCCTCCAGGGCCCGCCGCAGCAGCCGCCGGACGTGGTCGTCGGAGAGGGGCTCGAGGCGGAAGATCCGCGCCCGCGAGACCAGGGGCGGCACGCAGGCGAAGTACGGGTTCTCCGTGGTGGCGCCGATCAGGGACACCAGACCGCTCTCCAGGTGGGGCAGCAGGGCGTCCTGCTGGGCGCGGTTCCAGCGGTGCACCTCGTCCACGAACAGGACCGTGGACCGACCCTCCACGGCCTGGCGCTCCCGGGCCTCCTCGATCACCCGGCGCAGGTCGGCCACACCCGCCGTCACGGCGTTGAGCGGCTCGAAGTGGGCGCGGGTGGTGCGGGCGATGATCCGCGCCAGGGTGGTCTTGCCCGATCCCGGCGGTCCCCACAGGATGATGGAGCCCAGGCGGTCGGCCTCGATGGCGCGCCGCAGCAGGCGTCCCGGACCCACCAGGTGCTCCTGGCCGACGAACTCGTCCAGGGTGCGCGGACGCATGCGCTCCGCCAGGGGCGCCTGGCGGCGGGCCCGCTCCTCCGCCGCGCGGGTGAACAGGTCGTCGCGTGGGGTCTCCGGGTGCGCCGATCCGCCGGGATGCTTCCTGCGCGCCAAGGTGGTCGGGCTCCCCCTCTTCCGGGCCCGCTCAGCCCTCGGTCAGGATGCGGTGGAAGATCGCCAGCGCCCGGTCCGCATCCGCCGGTCCCACGTCCTTGTGGGTCACCCAGCGCAGGCGCCGGGCGTCGACGGCGTTCACCTTGACCCCGGCCGCGGCCAGGGCTCCCGCCAGCTCGTAGGCCGTCCGTCCGGTGGCCGCGACGTCGGCCATCACGATGTTGGTCTGCACCGCCTCCAGGTCCACGTGCACGCCGGGCAGGTTCGCCAGCCCCTCGGCCAGGCGGCGGGCCAGGGCGTGGTCGTCGGCGAGCCGGTCGATCATCTCGTCCAGCGCCACCAGGCCGGCCGCCGCCAGGATCCCGGCCTGGCGCATGCCGCCGCCCAGGGCCTTGCGATAGCGCCGGGCCTCGGCGATGAAGTCCCGGTCCCCGACCAGCAGCGAACCCACCGGGCAGCCCAGCCCCTTGGAGAGGCTGAACATCACCGAGTCGGCCGGCGCGGCCAGGCGGTCGGCCGGGATGCCCAGGGCCACCGCGGCGTTGAAGATGCGAGCCCCGTCCAGGTGGACCTTGAGGCCGTGCCGGTGGGCCACCTCCGCCAGCGCGGCCGTCTGCTCGGCGGTCATCACCGTGCCGCCCCACCGGTTGTGGGTGTTCTCCAGGCACAGCAGCCGCGGCGGGGGGAAGTGGATGTTGGCCGGCCGGATCGCCGCCTCCACCACCGCGGGGTCCAGCACCCCGCGCCGCGAGGGCAGCGGCCGCACCTGACACGCGGCCCAGAGGGCGACGCCCCCCACCTCGTAGTAGTAGATGTGGGACTCCTCCTCCAGCAGGACCTCGTCGCCCCGCCGCGTGTGGGCGAGCACCGCCGCCTGGTTGGCCATGGTCCCGCTGGGGAAGAACAGGCCCGCCTCCTTGCCCAGCCGCTCGGCGGCCACCTCCTCGAGCCGCCGCACCGTGGGATCCTCGCCGTAGACGTCGTCGCCGACCTCCGCCGCGGCCATGGCGCGGCGCATGGCGGGCGTGGGCTGGGTCACGGTGTCGCTGCGAAAGTCGATGACGTCCGCCACGGAGCGCGTCGCCTCCTCGCCGTCCGCTGCTCCTGCGCCCCCTCGATCGAACCGGGGCGATGGATCGGGACCGCCTCCCGGGCGGTCAACAGTCGTCCCCTCACGTCGGGTGAAAGCCGCAGCGGGGACAGATCCACCCCCACGGCCGCCGCCGGAGGTCCGCACCGCAGGCGGGGCAGGCCGGGACGGGCGCGGCGGCGGGGTGGCGGTCGGCGCCAGCAGCCGCCCCGCCGAGCCCCCCGGGGCGCGGGCGCGGCTGCCGTGGGCTGCCCTCCCGCCCGCACCCCCCTCCGGCGCGGGGTCGCCCGCGGCCGCCTTGCGGCCTCCGCCCGCCGGCGGCGCCCCGACCGCCCCGACCTCCTCCGGTCCCACGGGCGCTCCCTCCTCCGCGGCCCCCACGGATGCAACGCCGCATCCCTAGAGGGGGCGGGGCTGCGGCCCACCGGCCGCAGCCCCGCCCCCTCCCCTCGCCTCAGCCGATGGCCTTCCGGATCTCCTGCTCCAGCTCCTCCTTGGGCCGGAAGCCGACGATGCGGACCACGGGCTCCCCGCCCTTGAAGACGATCAGGGTCGGGATGGACATCACCCCGTAGCGGCCCGCGATGGCGCCGTGATCGTCCACGTTCAGCTTGGTCACCTTCAGCCGGTCGGCGTACTCCTGGGCGATCTCCTCGACGATGGGCGCGATCATCCGGCACGGACCGCACCACGGGGCCCAGAAGTCCACCAGCACCGGCTTGTCCGACTGCAGCACCTCGGCATCGAAGCGGTCGGCGGTGAGCTCCACGACTCCCGCTGCCATGGCCACGCCTCCCTTGTCCTCGGTTCGGCTGGGGCACGCCGGCTTGGCGGCACCCCCGCCACCGGCCGGCCAGGTCCGTCCGGCCGCGCGGGGACGTCGCCCCCGCAGGCGGGCCCTCGGCGGCGCCGCGCCGGGCCAGGGACCCGGCTCGCCGCGCCCCGCGGCCCACCGTCCCGCGGCCCGGGGCCCGGTCCGCCCCATCCGGCGGGGCCCGGCGCGTCCCCAACCGCGGGGTACGCCTCCATCATAAACCACCCCCGGCCGGCCGCCCAACAAGCCGCCGACCCCCGAGCCGGCCGGGGAACCCTCCGGGCAAACAAAAACACGACACCCCGCGTGTGCCGTGGCGGCGAGAGTCTTTGAACCCCTTCCCCCACAGGTGGGTGCCCTCCCACGACCGTCTTGCCCGTCCCCTGACCGTGGGGGCATGGACGCAGGCCGCGGAGAGCCGGGCTCCCTTGCTCTCGGTGTTGGATCAAGACCTTCGGCACGCCACGCGCACCGCAGGGTGCCATGCGGCTCCGCTCGGACCGACTCCATCCTAGCATGGCCCGGCGGCGGCCTTCAACGCCGCCCGACCGGGGGTTTCCACCGGGACGCGCCGGCGTTACCGCGCCTGGACCCGCAGATGCAGCTCTGCCAGCTGCCCGGGGTCGACCTCGGCCGGGGCGCCCGTCAGCGGGTCGACGGCGCGCGCCGTCTTGGGAAAGGCGATCACGTCGCGGATGTTGGACGTGCCGACCGCCAGCATGATCAGGCGGTCGAAGCCGAAGGCGATGCCGCCGTGGGGAGGCGGGCCGTACTCGAAGGCCTCCAGGAGGAAGCCGAACCGCTCGCGGGCCTTCTCCGGCGGCAGGGCGATGGCACGGAACACCCGTTCCTGGACGTCCCGCCGGTGGATGCGGATGCTGCCGCCGCCGACCTCGACGCCGTTGACCACCAGGTCGTAGGCCTTGGCCCGCACCGCCGCCGGGTCCGTCTCCAGACGATCCAGGTCGTCGTCCCGGGGCGCGGTGAAGGGATGGTGGCGCGCCACGTAGCGTCCCTCGTCCTCGTCCCACTCCAGCAGCGGGAAGTCGACCACCCACGCCATCGCCCACGGTCGGCGCCGGGGCCAGCCGAGGCGCTCGGCCAGGTCGAGGCGCAGCCTGCCCAGCGCCACCGACG
The sequence above is drawn from the Thermaerobacter sp. FW80 genome and encodes:
- a CDS encoding AAA family ATPase, with amino-acid sequence MARRKHPGGSAHPETPRDDLFTRAAEERARRQAPLAERMRPRTLDEFVGQEHLVGPGRLLRRAIEADRLGSIILWGPPGSGKTTLARIIARTTRAHFEPLNAVTAGVADLRRVIEEARERQAVEGRSTVLFVDEVHRWNRAQQDALLPHLESGLVSLIGATTENPYFACVPPLVSRARIFRLEPLSDDHVRRLLRRALEDRERGLGMYRVEVEPAALEHLVRVAGGDARTALNALELAVLTTPPDADGVRRITLSVAEESIQRRALAYDPTGDEHYDHMSALIKSIRGSDPDAAVYWLARMLYAGEDPRTIVRRLLVHAAEDVGLADPRALQVAAAAATAVEQVGMPEARIPLAEAVLYLATAPKSNAVIKAIDAAWKAVEEQAIRGVPRHLRDAHYRGARTLGHGQGYRYPHDYPGHFVRQQYLPDELLGARFYEPSDQGYEGRLAAVIEARRGPTGRFPAARDPARGGRTAAPEEPGPADGPSAAVAPPSGDRRRDRGPSRGAGAGDPEAPSAAGGAETSSRGGDARPSGTGEAVAFGAAGAEVPGTGGAEAAGGRDAAAPPATGAAGTLPAARDAGTASAAREE
- a CDS encoding GntG family PLP-dependent aldolase translates to MADVIDFRSDTVTQPTPAMRRAMAAAEVGDDVYGEDPTVRRLEEVAAERLGKEAGLFFPSGTMANQAAVLAHTRRGDEVLLEEESHIYYYEVGGVALWAACQVRPLPSRRGVLDPAVVEAAIRPANIHFPPPRLLCLENTHNRWGGTVMTAEQTAALAEVAHRHGLKVHLDGARIFNAAVALGIPADRLAAPADSVMFSLSKGLGCPVGSLLVGDRDFIAEARRYRKALGGGMRQAGILAAAGLVALDEMIDRLADDHALARRLAEGLANLPGVHVDLEAVQTNIVMADVAATGRTAYELAGALAAAGVKVNAVDARRLRWVTHKDVGPADADRALAIFHRILTEG
- the trxA gene encoding thioredoxin, yielding MAAGVVELTADRFDAEVLQSDKPVLVDFWAPWCGPCRMIAPIVEEIAQEYADRLKVTKLNVDDHGAIAGRYGVMSIPTLIVFKGGEPVVRIVGFRPKEELEQEIRKAIG